From the Streptococcus halotolerans genome, the window GACTCAAAGATTACCAAGCGATAGTCACTCATCTTCAGAAATGCTGACAAAAGAAGTTGCATCAGCTTCTCTATCAAAGCCATCGCAAACAGCTTCGGAAACGACACAAGAGACTAGCTCTTCTAGCGATTCCTTATTATCTTCTGTTGTTCCATCAACGGCAGAAAATAGGATTAAGGAGGCAACAGCGGCTTCTCAAACTGTGACTGAAGAAAAAGTTAGTGAACGTTTGGAAGAACAGAATGAAGCTGTTGTTGCTGAAATAGAAGCCAAAGAATCCATTACTGAGGTAAAACAATCACCGATGAATAGAAAAAAGAAAAATCATAAGATTGCTGCTAAGATTACTGGTATTCTAGTGACTATTATCCTAGTTGTTGCCCTACTAACAGCATTTTTAGGCTATCGTTACGTCTCCAGTTCACTTGGGGCTGTTGATTCAGATTCTAAAAAATTTGTCACTGTCCAAATTCCTGAAGGATCTGGTAATAAATTAATTGGTCAAATTTTGGAAGAAAATGGTTTAGTAAAAAATGCTTCTATTTTCAACTACTATACGCGCTTTAAAAATGTTTCTGAACTTCAAAGCGGCTACTACAATCTTCAAAAAAATATGACTGTTCAGGAGATTATTGATGCCTTGAAAGAAGGAGGAACGTCAGAACCTCAAGAACCTGTTTCTGGAAAAATATTGGTGACAGAAGGTTTCACAATTGACCAAATTGCCAAAGCTGTGACCACTAACGTCAATACCAAAAAAGTCAGCAAGACACCTTATTCTGAAAAAGATTTCTTAGATTTAATGAAGAACAGGGACTTCATTGATAAAATGGTTAAGAAGTACCCAGAACTTTTGAAAGACATCCCTTCTGCGGACAAAGCAAGGTACCAATTGGAAGGTTACTTATTCCCAGCAACCTATAATTACTATGAAGACTCGACACTTGAAGAGATTGTTGATCAAATGTTGGCGACAATGCATTCTAATTTAGCACCCTATTATGACCAGATTGCTGCAAAAGGGCACACCGTCAATGACATTTTGACCTTAGCTTCCTTGGTTGAAAAAGAAGGGTCAACGGACGACGATCGTCGTCAGATTGCTAGTGTCTTTTATAACCGTTTGAGTGCTCAGATGCCCTTACAAAGTAATATTGCGATCTTGTATGCCATGGGTAAACTTGGTCAGGAAACAACTCTTCGCGAAGATGCTACTATTGACACCAAGATTAATTCTCCGTATAATATCTATGAAAATCCTGGCTTGATGCCGGGACCGGTGGATAGTCCGGGATTATCTGCGATTGAAGCTACTGTAAATCCTGCTGATAGCAATAATCTCTACTTTGTGGCCGATGTCACAACTGGTGAGGTTTACTATGCAGAGGATTATGCCACTCATGAAGCTAATGTTTCTAAATACGTTAATGCGCATTTAGACAAATAGAAACAATTCCAATGAGTAAACTAGTATGATGTGGTTTTACCACATCATATTCATTTGATAAAAAGAATAGAAAAGAGATAAAAACATGTCAGAAAAAACATTTCCAATGACTCAGACTGAAAAAGAAAAGCTTGAAAAAGAATTAGAAGAACTGAAATTAGTTCGTCGTCCAGAAGTTGTCGAACGGATCAAAATTGCTCGCTCCTACGGTGACCTTTCAGAAAACTCTGAGTATGATGCAGCTAAGGACGAACAGGCCTTTGTCGAAGGTGAAATTTCAACCTTGGAAAACCAAATTCGTAATGCTGAGATTATTGATAGCGATGCTGTTGATAAAGACGAAGTAGCTATTGGTAAAACCGTGGTCGTCCAAGAAGTGGGAACAAGTGACAAAGACACTTATCACATTGTTGGTTCAGCTGGTGCTGATATCTTCTCTGGGAAAATCTCAAATGACAGTCCCATTGGTCAAGCACTTATTGGTAAAAATAAAGGTGACAAGGTTGCTATTGACTCACCAGCAGGAAGCTACCAAGTA encodes:
- the mltG gene encoding endolytic transglycosylase MltG, whose translation is MTDFKDDDNSSSVGSDNFKERILRELKEEANRKRQLQEEEAKRKDEEERQAEMARRQKEREEARLAKEHRQNVKARQAAKAARKTELDRVQSEQEINSQNQKNVQQKPIEQEFLIQEAIKSPLESSETPSQMSLSSERGDYHLGEDSQASATSAEATETTNHRHLVDSLDGKTKTQRLPSDSHSSSEMLTKEVASASLSKPSQTASETTQETSSSSDSLLSSVVPSTAENRIKEATAASQTVTEEKVSERLEEQNEAVVAEIEAKESITEVKQSPMNRKKKNHKIAAKITGILVTIILVVALLTAFLGYRYVSSSLGAVDSDSKKFVTVQIPEGSGNKLIGQILEENGLVKNASIFNYYTRFKNVSELQSGYYNLQKNMTVQEIIDALKEGGTSEPQEPVSGKILVTEGFTIDQIAKAVTTNVNTKKVSKTPYSEKDFLDLMKNRDFIDKMVKKYPELLKDIPSADKARYQLEGYLFPATYNYYEDSTLEEIVDQMLATMHSNLAPYYDQIAAKGHTVNDILTLASLVEKEGSTDDDRRQIASVFYNRLSAQMPLQSNIAILYAMGKLGQETTLREDATIDTKINSPYNIYENPGLMPGPVDSPGLSAIEATVNPADSNNLYFVADVTTGEVYYAEDYATHEANVSKYVNAHLDK
- the greA gene encoding transcription elongation factor GreA, encoding MSEKTFPMTQTEKEKLEKELEELKLVRRPEVVERIKIARSYGDLSENSEYDAAKDEQAFVEGEISTLENQIRNAEIIDSDAVDKDEVAIGKTVVVQEVGTSDKDTYHIVGSAGADIFSGKISNDSPIGQALIGKNKGDKVAIDSPAGSYQVEIISVEKTEGNK